The window CACAGAAACACCGCTCAGCAGTGACGTTGCCTTTATTAGATTACGTCGTTAgggtattatttaatatttaaaacgcAAAAAAGTAGTACACAGAAACCGTGAGAAGAATTTATCCGAACCTGCTTACAAAGGAGCTCCTTCCATGTGGGTCGCGAGCGTCATGTTGTAGGGATTTGTGCTCTGGCCACGTTAACGGggttaaagagaagaatttttgGGACTTGTGGCAGTGAACCTTTCGTGGATTTCTGCTTGCGTGTTAAATACGCTAAATCAGCAGTGTTACCTGGCCTTGCCCCGGAAGCTTCCTAAAACAGTGGGCTTCAGTTATAGTGCCGTCGGCTAATCGAGTGTATTAGAATTACTGTGTAGCAGACTAAGTGCGTTTATgtatacagcatttttttttaaaacataaggtCAATATTGTCGGACAGAAAGGTGAATTGGTTATGGCTTTGGACCGAGTGTGAGGCTGAAATGCTGAAACTGACACTCTGTGACCATGAACGAGTCACTTCAGCTGCCTGTGCTCTGATTGGAAAAACTAAAacaatgcaaccaattgtatctcagatgctATAAGTTGCCTAGGCTAAAGGCTTcggccaaataataataatattacggCACTGGAGCTGTGATAGGACTCTAGTTATGTGTGCAGTGTGTTTTTGGGTAATTGTCACGCCGTACTGTGAACAGCAGTCCAATGATCTTTGAGACATTGGTTTGGACTTGAGAAGTTAAGATGTTTATGCACTCTTTAGTATTCATTATGTTTCTAGTATTAGTAAAGTCCAGCTGCGAAAGCATCAATGCCTGTCAGAGCCACGATGCTGCTTCTGCCATGCTAAACATGAACTGGTGTGCTTAGGATCATTTGctggttttttttcccctcacttTTCTGTTACCATCCCATCACTCTGGTAAAGGTTAATCTTTACCTAATTTGTCCATAAAACTTTGCTTCAGAACCCCTTCTGGCTCATCTTTCTACTACTTTCTGAATGAATTCCATTGTGGCCTTTCTGTTCTTGGTGCTGGGAAGATGTTTTGCATCTTGTAATGTCACCTTGTATTTTGGCTTGTACATTTTGTctctttaatttttctgtgaATGTTGAATACTGGCACTTGTCGACCTTGCAAACTGTCTTAGTTATTTCTGGGTTTCTCTTCATAAGCACTTTTCCTGTCATCATATGCTGTGGTCTTCTTAGGATGGTCTGCTCGTTGCAAATTGTTTACTATTTCAGTGGTTACAATCTTTTTCAGAATATTATtccatgctgtttattttgaaatgtcctGTTTTTCACCTATATTtgctttaattgtattttgtaaatttcttGCTTTTCAATCTGTCAGTTCTgtagttttccttttgttttgaagCTTTCACATCAACTTCAGATCCCATATGCAAAAATGACAACTCCAACCAACCCTACCCACTCGAAATTCTaatatacactactggtcaaaaattttagaacacctcagtttttccagtttttcttgaaatgcaatgaatgacctaaaaccgtgaaaaggtaagcagtgaactgccagaggtttacatttaaagtttagtttggcaaaaactgaaaaaaggaaatataacaAAGGAATATTACAAATGAGCGTTATTCAGGGAACAGCTAATAGGTTTAcagcctacagatgttctgcagaaattaaagtaaattaagacttgcaagttgaagcaaaacaTTTGCACAGGTTTCCCAATTTCTGTTTATTACTTTAaacccctctgtctgtcttaaagcagagttggaacagactgtgttactactcCCTCTGAACTACTACTGTATTTGGacacactgtagaaagttgtacaTTCCACTGATAGTGGCACAAAAATGCAATTAACAAGTAtgacccttagaagtgtaggtgTTTCATTTAGAGAAAGGGGGGGGGGTGTGTTGATTCAAGTGTCGGGgagtacagtggtgtcctacTCCCTAGTGTTTCAGGGTTAAGCTGAGTTGCATATAACCAACCTTGAATTAAGTTGGTCTGTggtaaaaataaagtacaatgtAGTGAGCAAGTGTtaacctcatttgatttttatcTGCATCATTGCATATTTGTACTCAGGATTTTTGTAGTAAAGTTCaatttttggtttcttttacAGGAAATTGGCCAATCATATCAATTTGCTGAAACGAGGGCACTCTGGGATCTGCGGGTGTCGCATGGATGAATCAAACCATGatggtaaatctttaaaacttttactaattattatttaaaatgttaaaacaccTAGTATTGAATTGTAAAAGGAAGTGTTGTCCATTCTAAGGCACTATACCAAGCTTCTCAAGGCTGTATTGTGTGCTTTCATAATGTTCACTATAATTTTGTGCACCCaggacatttttaaacctgttttcaTACAGAACATGACTTTTATTGTTCTCTTTCCTGAATTAACAGCAAGCTGTTGTTAAGCAAAAAAATTGTTTTCGTTTCATATGTCAAGGTTTCTGAAGCAAAGTTAACCCCCTCTCTTAGCATATAAAATGCCCTTTACTTTCCAGGGAAATGTACAATACCTCTGTGTAAAGGAATATATTTTCATCAGATTTTCAATATACAATGCTGTGCCTGAAAACCCCAGTAAGTTTGCTGTTTTGATACACTTCTTTCCACAAGTCTGGCAGCCATAACATGTTAAGTTCAAAGTTACAGTACTTTTTTCATTAGTCTTAATCATTTTTCCATCTAAATTGTAAGTATACACGCAGAATCAATTCCTAACTGATTTAAGTAGCATTGTTTGAATATACAGGGGTGTGCAAAAGTAGGTTTAGAATTGTGAGTAtgtgaaacacagagtttattctcgtattattatttattaatcgttgtattatttatttgtattatttgtcgtCATCTtctcattattgttattagcaagtAGACAACAAGAATTTGTAAATAATGAAGTCgggcaatttgagcacttacaagattgtacctaagtgcactgtgccattgttacattcttttgagttaataaacgTAATAAAACTGCTGTAATAATCATAAGCTGCATGTCTATTTCAATCTGAATAACTAcaaacctacttttgtccatcCCTGTATATTGCTGTTGCTGAAGATTGTTCAAAAGAGCAGTCATTCAGTGTTTAAAAGTCAAATACAGCTTGTCACTGATGCTGCAGTGGTGTACAGCGTACCTTGCATTTCCATAGAGGGCACAAGGAGCCTCCATGCATTTCTGACTGAGCTACTCCTGGAATTTGTAAAGGGAGCGCATCCTATGAACTGCTTGTCCTGAACTTGATGGTACAATTTTAGATGAATAGATGACTGAAATCTAAAactaataaaccattttaaaggtTGCTGGTACACAAAATCTTCATCTTATTATAGAAATATGCCTTGCtattttacttacttatctatttTGAGAAGGTAGATTGTATGCAATTGGCTGGGTTTCATTCATTTACTTAGCTTACAGCAGCAGATATGGTGGGTGCAAGAAGTAAACCTTTGACTGGATGGGTGGGAACTGTGAGTCTTTAACTCTAATTACCGAACCAACACATCGCTCTTCAAAGGAAAGTAGGTAGCTAGCTGAAAGCTGCTTTAACCAAAGGGCATGTGGCTGGAAAAAATATCAGCAaatttatacatttacattttacacactaCCTCTCATAAAATTACAGTGTAtcaaatgcattttatattaatttagttTTGTAATAACACTAATGGCTGTTTCACCTACTTCATTAATGTTGGCATTGTGGTTAGCAATGGGTGGGGGGTTTAGGGgcaggttcgtagggcagttttatacacaatttaccttacatttctattattattaagttataatatcgtaatagAAATTATGCAGCTTACCATAaagcagaatcagtgggagccctgaacttgttttcctgcaaccagaggATCCCATCCAGGGACAATGGAAAACGGTGACACGCGAATTGTGTTGCTTATGtccagtctactccgtaatctcgttttggttgctgtcactgcagaaaacgctgcctcacaaagataggatgttaatctcctcctgccacaagttatgctgatgagaatttttctcagcatttccttgcgataatacactttcagggtgtaaatgatgcccaaacccaatggctgaagcactgctgtgcaattgggcaggaggaattcaacgcaaatattatctgaatgtggaagtatgttgtgggcagcacagttatcaatcagaagccaaataatcctcttcttcatattgtgaggtttctgaactattttgggatccccccccacccaacaggaatgtcgcactgaagtgcatcccgaagcgcgattgcagcatctgtgtaagattgtttgtccattgccggggcagggaAACGGCAGGCTCacagcgtgttgtcccgttgacagAGGTCctaagagagtttaaaaaccacatATTTTCTTGAGTGAGTGACACATTAATAGGAATATTTATTgaaggagcatcactgaaccacataaaaacggctttttcgctGTCTTCAAATACAACAGTTCGCaaacgtttgcaacccgagatttgtcttctttttttgcataacaaagacatatgcattgcatttgtcatttcaacagattgcacatcacaaatattaacgcTGTTAAcgtttttttcgtgtctgccgtttctatagaagggtaaCAATGAGtaaaattccaatggatgtttttcaaatgttgacgagcaataagcaaaaggtatcactgaaaaccacagaaaacaaaaacagcaaaaaaaacagtacgggggaaagttcaaagaaagaacatattttttacaatgtttctgtttggggatcgttgtgcaaatgtgcacaactgagctgcgaccacagaactaactgctctgtggatgattcattcaagcatttcaaggtcactttgttgtaatgaaagtatctgctgctgaatgtacttcgtagtaacgagatttctttagactcgtgtcatatggggaaactgtcagaaacataaaaatacttaattggggcagcctttttgctgtagcccttcactgagcgAGTCTCGTGGCCCGGCTGTGAGACAGCCgagggttggggacccctgccatAGTGTACAGCTTATTAAAAGAATTATGGTAAAGTGGAATGGGGGTCAGGCAGCAATAcataataaaatcagtaaaaacggcacgcatgttttttttcccctgttgtTCATAAATATAGATCTCActtgttgttgtttattaatcCTGTTGGCTCATTATAAATGTTCTCAACGTCCCCACAAGCAGCCAAATTAATGAAACACTACAGTTACCATCCACAGAAAAGTCAAATGGTGTGCTTCATAGTCGACCTAACTTCATTCATTAGTGCAAATGTCAGGCAACAACCAGGTTTTTACAAACAGTGTGCCCAAGTGAGTGTATAACAGATTGACATATCTGGGTGATTTTTAAAGTGACTTTGCTCAGATATGTTGATTTTCATCTTGCAGACCACTTGATTAAGAGTTGTGGATGACATGTGGTCAGTGGACCATTCTTTGTATGAGAACCTCTCGTTTAAGTTTGGACCTGGTTTGATAACAATGTTTAAGCTAACACTCTGCAGTCTGTTCATTACCCTATGGTAAATTAGCCCATTTATGAACAGTCGGCAGAGAGATTAATCATCACTCGGCATATGCAGACATGTGAGGCTTGGCCAAATGTTAGTGCTGGAAAGTAACACGTTTTTGTGGTTTTTATAAGTCTTGCAGTATATTGAGAGATATTTTATCCTTACGCATTTGTGTTTTGAATCAATCCAGCTTTCAGTTTTCATTGGTTGTTAGATTGACCTGTCTGATAGGTGTTTGCATCGttgttgtggtggtggtggtgttctTGTTTTATCGTAGCCAGTCATACAAAGTTGTGGTCCACATTATGAGTTTGTCTCGCAAACATAGGATGGAAGTATGATAGTGACAGTCTTGTCTATTAAATTATTGCTATCATAATGCATACTTTTATCTAGGAATTTTTTTTGCCTCTGTCCTTGTTCTTTAAAGGTCAGCTTCTTGCAAGATACACAGGCGTTTGCTCACGATCACAGCACATAGGTCCAGTTTTGAGCTACCAGTCAAACTGGGACATCATGTCCTGGGACAGTGTTGGGGAAACTCTCACACAACATTTAAACTCCACTCTGTGGTGCTCCAGCAGAATATTTAGCTGTAATCAAGAGTGTAACAATTCTTTACATGGTGCCACCCCTCCGGGTGTCTTGGTCTTTATGTTTGTTGTGAAATCTTTTAGCATAACTACTAggtctttgagctacatttttttttgtatgaaaatgtgctatataaataaatgttgttgttgtaggtcaGTATATGGTCCTTTTGAGTAAAATGCTTTTGTCTATAAAAGCTACATGCTAGTCATGTTAGGCACATACAATAAATGTTCACAACAGTCAAATTATATTTGAACAATTTAAGATCACATTGAAGTGATTGTCCTCCATTACCACATACTTCAACCAGTATGACAATATGCCATGCTGGATTGGTTTATAAGCCCTAACACATTTTTGATTTGCCTTAACACTGCATCTTTAAATTGCTTACTGCTGTATATCACTTAAATCATTTGTGGACTGCAAAATTATCTTTACAGATTTCACTTTTTCCAAGCTATGTGCTGAGTTTTAATTATACAGGAGGCAAATAATTTCAGACATATAAAGCTCTCGAAGAGTTGTCTGTGAAACCTGgctaagggtgtactcacactggcaaatCATTCCATGCCCAAGCACGTTTGTCTGCACGTAACCCGCAAAGTCTAGTTTGTTTGGCCTGGCACGGAGCGATCACACTAGTCATTCGTACCGTTCTGTCCTGGCCTGCATGGAAGAGCGGGGGTCTGGGCATGATACAGCCGCATTCGGGAACAGTGTGATCATTAAACGTGAGCGAAaacagacatgacatcaatgatACGACAAGTCagatagtgcaattctcattttaTTCAATATCTTTTGAGTTACAAActggtttttattctcaccttataCATGaacgtgaatttccccttgggattaataaaatatctatccatctatctatccatccatccaagagtgctatctatctatccagctatctgacaagaaaagctgcaaattcttcCCTTATCATCATTTGTCACCATAAAAATCTTCCCATACGTGCAGcacgattaacagcaaaatgctgcgctgcacactcaataaatctgtaagagggtagagcCTTATGTTGACCTATGCAACTCCGAAACGatcacaaaataagtaaaatcattttgacttgcatgctgtcactctgtgttcagatcttgttttggctttacataaGTCACATGGTCATGACTAAAAGCATGTCTCGGTCCAGAACGTTAAGCGCAGTGTGAGCTCAGGCCAGTGGCGGAGTAGGGAGGGGGGTACAATCGCACTTGGGCACAGTAGGGAACATACCGGCCTAGTGTAAGTATACCCAAGATAATCGCCACACTTCTGTGGTGTGCATGAATCTGCTTTCTAGGACTCTGATGTCCGCTAGGTTAACCACATGTCACAACTAAATAAAGGCTGCAAGAATCTATACCAACAGAATAGAAGATCAGCAATAGTTCTGTTGAATCCTGAAAATATTAGATGTATTTTTCACTGATCGATGCTAATGATGTACTGGTAGGTTATTTGAAGGTATGCTTGGCTCACTATATTCAGACAGTTCATGAAGTTTGGAGACGAGTTTGATTTGCTGTTACACTTAAGAACATGTTTGTTTATtcctaaatgtgtgcatttgtaATCCTTCCTTAGTAACTTTGTCTGACTTTTTCAGGTTATAAGATGTTTTGAATGTTAAACACAATGTCGTACATAAGATATAAAGTTTAATAatcttgctatttttttttcttctgcatttcAGGTGAAgcaatttcataaaaatgttgctGCTGTATCTTTGTGTCTctgacaaataataaaatgagcTAAAACTGACATTCAAGCAGAGAGACTTTAtcaaaaatttgtttttcattttcctgaGCTGTTATTATGGCAAGCAAGAGAAAGTCAACGACTCCGTGTATGGTCCTTCCTACAGATGCTATTGAGCAAGACCCAGACCTCGAGATTAATTCAGATGTGGAAGAAATTCCAGAAGCTGTAACTGAACCCCCAGTTGAAAGCATTCCTGTTTCAGCAGGCAGTGTGTCAAGTGATGAAGTGCATGATTCTGAAACTATTTTGGACTCCACAGATGGGAAAAAACTTGAAGGAGGTTATGAATGTAAATATTGTAGTTTCCAGACTACCAACCTCAATCTATTTACATTTCACGTTGATTCGGAGCATCCAAATGTGGTTCTGAACTCCTCCTATGTTTGTGTGGAGTGTGACTTTTTTACTAAGAGATATGATGCCCTCTCGGATCATAATTTACGCCATCATCACGGAGAGGATAACTTTAAATTGACAATGGTTAAGCGAAACAATCAGACAATCTTTGAGCAAACcttaaatgatttaatttttgaTGGCCATTTTATACAGCAGGAAAATGAGGAAAATGAAGATGCAATGGCAGCAGGAATTCCAATTAGCAAAACGCCGATtatgaaaatgaagaacaaaGTTGAACCGAAAAAGATTGCTGTACCTCACAAAGCTACCGATGAAATTCAATCAAAGGATGAAAGTGAACCTGAACTGGAATCCAAAGATAAAGCATCAATCTCTGTTCCTGCTCTTTCTCCAGTAACCATACCAACTCCTGCACCTGTTCCTGTGGCTGTTCCTCCTCCTGCACCAACGCCTGTCTGTGTATCAGCTGAAACTGTTCCACCTTCTGTTCCTTTAGAACCTGTAAAATTAAGTGGTGTTATCAATCCACCAATTCCTGATCCAAGTAAAACCTTAATTGGTGCTGCTACAGTTCTCCCAGCAGGATTGGCTCAAGTCCTTTCTGCTCTCCAATCCCAACAAGCCCCTAGAACTCAAGTCTTGATACCAGTAAGCAGCATTCCAACTTATAACTCTGCAATGGATAATAATGCTCTACTAGTCAGCACTTACAATAAATTCCCTTATCCAACCGTACCAGAAATTGTGAACTTATCAGCTCAGACAAAGTATACAGAAGAGCAGATAAAAATTTGGTTTTCCGCACAGCGCCTTAAACATGGTGTTAGCTGGACACCAGAAGAGGTTGATGAAGCCAGAAGAAAACAATTCAATGGCACGGTACACACAGTGCCCCAGACAATCACTGTTATTCCAGCACATTTGTCTGCAGCCACCAATGGCTTGCAGCCCATCCTACAGACTTGCCAGATAGTTGGTCAACCAGGCATCGTATTAACCCAAGTTGGTGGTGCTGCCCCACTGCCGGTTCCAGCTCCTCTCACTCTCACTGTTGCAGGGGTACCTAATCAGGCACAGCTGCCAAAATCTACTGTACAAACGGCACATACTACTGTAGAAACAAAACGTGCAACCCCAGTTGTccagcctcctcctcctcctcctcctccaccaccgccaccaccaccaccacctcctccacCTCCCCCCCTACTTCCTCCTGTCCCACCAACCTCTCAGGAGAGTTCTTCCCTGAGCCCAGAGCAGTGTGGATTACGTAATAAAAAGTCTAAGGAGCAGCTGGCAGAATTGAAAAACAGCTATCTGAAGCAGCATTTCCCCAGCGACAGTGAAATTTTGCGCCTAATGAAGCTGACTGGCCTAACCAAAGGGGAGATCAAAAAATGGTTTAGTGACACACGATACAATCAGCGAAATTCCAAAAATAACCACGTTCTTGGCCTTGGTGATAACACTACAATAGTAATTGACTCAAGTGATGAGACCGTAGAATCTCCTCCTTCAGGACCTGCCAAGGAATCTCGTAGACCATCCTGGGACCATTTTTCTGACATTACACTTCAGAAGTTCAAGGAAAAGACACCAGAGCAGCTGGAAGTGCTGGAGGAAAGTTACCAGAAAAGCTCCACTCCCACTGATGAGGAACTAAGTCGATTGAGATCAGAAACTAAACTGACCAGGCGAGAAATTGATGCTTGGTTCACAGAAAAAAGGAAAGCACCTGAAGTACCAGAAACAAAATCTGATAAGAAGGAAAGCGAATCAGCTAAATCTATCATTACTCCAATTAAGGTGGAAACTCCGACGCCACCTACAACTGGAAGATCGCGTTATGGCAGAGACAAAATTGGGAAAAAGACCCCAGAACAGCTTCATATATTGAAGAGTGCCTTTGTGCGTACACAGTGGCCCTCAGCAGAAGAGTATGATAAGCTGGCAGAAGACACCAGCCTACCCAGAGCTTACATTGTAAGCTGGTTTGGAGATACAAGATATGCCTGGAAAAATGGCAACCTTAAATGGTATTATTACTATCAGAGTGGCAACATTGGAGCAATTAATGGCAGTGGTTATAGGAGGCGGGGAAGAGGTAGATCTAGGAGCAGAGGGAGAGGAAGATCCAGAGGAAGACCCAGGGGAATGAAGCGGCCAGCCGCCTGGAGCAGGTCACCTCCAGCAATTAGATTTAAAACAGGAAAAGAAATCCTTAAAGAATACTATTTGAAACACAGATTCTTAAATGAGCAAGACTTAGATGAACTTGTTGCCAAATCTAAAATGGGTTACGAGCAAGTCCGAGACTGGTTTGCAGAAGTTCAGCAGAAGGAGGAAATGGGAGCAGATCCTTTTGAGACCAGTGGTGACATTGAGAACCTGGAAGAAGAGCCATCTCAAGGGGAAAATGAAGTAGATGTTTtggttggcgaaggtggaggagatggagatgaagatgatgatgaaacTGATGACAGTGATACTTGGGAACCTCCTCGACATGTCAAACGTAGGCTATCAAAGTCTGACGATTAGCTCAATACCAGGTTAGTTGTTTTTTTGTACcttgttgatttttaaaggcAAATAGACAGGGGATTCATTGCTTTGTCTCAGTCCTTGATTTTATGTGGTAGGGAAAGCCAACTAAAATGAGCAATAATAAACAAAGATTGCTCATTTTATGTTTGAGATGTGTGACTATGCAATGTTCTTTGAAGATGGAAACAAATTCAGAAGTGCAGCAGTAGAATATACACAATATTCTTACAAGGGACCAAAAAATACCTATTTCTTTCTTTGTACCTTTACAGACCGCTAAAATTCACAGCTATTACAGGGCTCAGCAGTAATTTTTAAATGTGGTTACCAGGCTTGttacattttgttaagtttgtaTTACTCGCCAAAAATGTTCACAGTGACACAGTTTTCTTTATAGTCGTCAATTTGTATGTCATTCATGTGGTACCTGTCAACGTAAAAACATTCAATTTTACTGTCTATGATAGAACTTCATTTTCTGCTGACAATGTGACAGTTCAAGACTTCAAGTATAATCAAATAATAAGTGTGGTCTGATGCAAATTCTTACTTTAATTTGAAACAAGTTTAAGCAAATGGTTATTTAATTACAAAAacgctttattttttatttttgacatttgcaAGCAGTAAGATCTCCATACACAAGCACATATactcttattttacatttatgtttgaTGTCTCCTGATGCACACTATATGTTATATACCCATTTCGGTCGTGTCTTTTTTCAGGGAATTcctactttgcatttttttttttttttttgaaataatgTTAAAGTCACTGCTTCAACTGTGTGAA is drawn from Polypterus senegalus isolate Bchr_013 chromosome 15, ASM1683550v1, whole genome shotgun sequence and contains these coding sequences:
- the LOC120516091 gene encoding zinc fingers and homeoboxes protein 1-like, whose amino-acid sequence is MASKRKSTTPCMVLPTDAIEQDPDLEINSDVEEIPEAVTEPPVESIPVSAGSVSSDEVHDSETILDSTDGKKLEGGYECKYCSFQTTNLNLFTFHVDSEHPNVVLNSSYVCVECDFFTKRYDALSDHNLRHHHGEDNFKLTMVKRNNQTIFEQTLNDLIFDGHFIQQENEENEDAMAAGIPISKTPIMKMKNKVEPKKIAVPHKATDEIQSKDESEPELESKDKASISVPALSPVTIPTPAPVPVAVPPPAPTPVCVSAETVPPSVPLEPVKLSGVINPPIPDPSKTLIGAATVLPAGLAQVLSALQSQQAPRTQVLIPVSSIPTYNSAMDNNALLVSTYNKFPYPTVPEIVNLSAQTKYTEEQIKIWFSAQRLKHGVSWTPEEVDEARRKQFNGTVHTVPQTITVIPAHLSAATNGLQPILQTCQIVGQPGIVLTQVGGAAPLPVPAPLTLTVAGVPNQAQLPKSTVQTAHTTVETKRATPVVQPPPPPPPPPPPPPPPPPPPPPLLPPVPPTSQESSSLSPEQCGLRNKKSKEQLAELKNSYLKQHFPSDSEILRLMKLTGLTKGEIKKWFSDTRYNQRNSKNNHVLGLGDNTTIVIDSSDETVESPPSGPAKESRRPSWDHFSDITLQKFKEKTPEQLEVLEESYQKSSTPTDEELSRLRSETKLTRREIDAWFTEKRKAPEVPETKSDKKESESAKSIITPIKVETPTPPTTGRSRYGRDKIGKKTPEQLHILKSAFVRTQWPSAEEYDKLAEDTSLPRAYIVSWFGDTRYAWKNGNLKWYYYYQSGNIGAINGSGYRRRGRGRSRSRGRGRSRGRPRGMKRPAAWSRSPPAIRFKTGKEILKEYYLKHRFLNEQDLDELVAKSKMGYEQVRDWFAEVQQKEEMGADPFETSGDIENLEEEPSQGENEVDVLVGEGGGDGDEDDDETDDSDTWEPPRHVKRRLSKSDD